Genomic DNA from Corynebacterium kroppenstedtii:
CCAACGTATATTTTTCATTTACGACGCTCATGTCGTTACCTTCCTCAAAAAAGTGAAAATAGTGTAAAACGGGGAGCTACTCCGCGAATGACACGGCCTTCTACAACGCACAAGCATGCGCTAACAAAAATAAGGAATGTGTCAGAGTGGCAGACATTATATTGATAGTTAACACCACGATTCATCTCGGCCGCGGTCGGGAAAAACCTTCCCACGTTCCGACGATACACCTGTGCACTATCCACACGCTCGATGTCGATTTCTCAATAACTAAAGATGAGCTGGGCACCATCGACTAGCTTGGGTACCACACGCCGTGCTGGCCCAACACCTACTGGCATCACGGTCAAGGAATAGGGTGTAGATATACCCGAGGCATAGCTTTTCATATCACCCATCGCCTCCACATCGCGTTTAACGGGAATATCGTTATAGGACAAGGACGGTGATTGTCATGCCCCAACAAGCATGGAATAAGAAACGCGAACGGCAATACGAGCACATTAAGGATTCACTCACGGACAAGGGTCGCTCGGAGAGCACTGCCGAAGAGATCGCAGCCCGCACGGTCAATAAAACCCGTGCGCAACAGGGTGAATCTGAGCAGGCCTCACCAACGTCTACGAACGACAAGTCTCCCTCTGAACGAGGGGGGCAACGCTCCCATCAGGGCCCACAAGGACGGACAAAAGCTCAGCTCTATGAAGACGCTAAACGCCTGAATATCGAAGGCCGATCCGACATGGATAAAAACGAGCTCAAGCACGCCGTCACGCAGGCGGAGCGTCAGAAAAACGCTAAGAAGAATTAAGCGTCAAGAAATCAGCCGTTGTTAGTTCAGCACGGAGAAGTCCAAATGCTGAGCTAACGACACACTGTCTGTGTAATCGACGGATACATCCACGATGGACACTCCCTCATCCGCCATCGCTTGGGAAAACGCGGTGAAAAAGTCTTCCAGTGTGTGAACGCGGTAGCCTTTGGCCCCAAATGCTTCCGCGTATTTGACCGCGTCATAATCGCCTAATTCAACGGCTGATGGACGGCCAAATTTATTTTCCTGCTGGAACTTGACCATGTCATACGAATTATCTCGCATAATAACGTGGACAAGGTGGAGTCCTAAACGTGTTGCTGTCTCCAATTCCTGTGCTGAATAAAGGAAACCACCATCGCCCGACACTGAAACGACTGGATGATCCCTGCTAACTAATGCCGCCGCAATTGCCCACGGCAAAGCAACACCTAAGGTCTGCTGGCCATTAGAAAACAGCAAAGTACGGGGCTCATACGTGCGGAAATACCGCGCGAGGTAAATGGAATGCGTTCCGATATCCGCCGCCACAGTTGTTTTGTCGTCAGTGATGAGGTCCCGAAGGGTCAGGACCAAACGAGCCGGGTTCACACCCAAATCGCTTGTCGTCTGCTCTGCACCCTGACGCTGAGTACGGGCTAAGGCTTCAAGTCGTCGGTCAATGAAAGAGCGCTCAGCCTGTCCCACCTCTACCGGATTTATCACACTGTTTAACTCGTGAAGCGTGCCTGAAATGTCGCCAACGAGCTCCAAGGTTGGCCGGTAGTGAGTATCGATGTCTGCCTGAATGGAATCAACGTGGATGATGTCATGCTGGCCATTAAAATTCCACACACGAGGATCGTATTCCACTGAATCGTAACCGACAGAAATAATTAAGTCTGCCTTATTGAGCAGAACGTCACCGGGTTGGTTTTTAAACAAGCCAACACGGCCCAGGAAGTTATTCTCCAAATCACGGGAAATAACCCCCGCTCCTTGGAAAGTTTCAACGACAGGAAGATTCGTTGTCTTTATTAATTGACGTAGTTCTCGAACTGCACTCTCCCCTGCTCCTCGCATTCCCACGAGTAGAACAGGCAATTTAGCGTTTTCAATACGTTTTTTAGCCTTATCGACGAGCGCCCGCGATGCCGGACCTAGAGGTGCCGGGTCAGGGAACTCAAGGAGAGGCGCTGACGTTTCAGATCCAGCTACGTCCGCAGGGACCATGACAGCAGCCGCACCACGGGGCTCTTGTTGAGCCTCCCGGAATGCGTTAGTAATAAGTTCTGAGACATCATCGACACACGTTGATTCAGCGGCGAATTTAGTAACCGGCGCCAAAAAGTTCACAGCATCGAGAGATTGGTGCGTTCGCTTCAGCCTGTCTGGCAACCCCACGGTGCCCGCAATTGCGACCACGGGATCCTGCTCAGTATTTGCGGTAACAAGCCCAGTTGCCAAGTTGGTGGTTCCTGGCCCAGAAGTCACCAAAACAACCCCCGGCTTCCCGGTTAGCCGGCCAATAGCCTGGGCCATAAACGTTGCATTCTGCTCATGGCGGCATACAACGACCTCAATATCGTCCGCATCGACAAGGGCGTCGTACACTTCATCAATTTTGGCCCCAGGAACCCCAAAAATATACCGGACACCTTGAGCTCGAAGGGTTTGAACAATAAGCTGTGCGCTTTTCACTAAGTCACGCTTTCTTATCAGGCGGGAGAAAAGATAAGGTTGAGCCATATGCTCCACACGCCGGAGTCTAGAGCCGACGTAATCGGAGACTGCGTTCTGCTGCTCGCCGATGGTACACCATCAAGCATGGCCGGCTGTCACGTCGAGCTAAGCACTTTAAACCGAAAACCGGTAGAGCAATTCTTTAACTAACAACAGAAGTTCTTAATCTTGACGATTCCAATATAAAGCGTGAAAATATAAAAATTTGTAGAAACGATAATAGAGAACCACTTCTACAAATCTGCACCAATAAACGTTTTGCGGCGTACTCCCGTTAGACCCCCAATCATCCATGAACCACTAAAACTCGAATGACCGAGTAGCTGACCCTTCGTAGGTACTCAGAACAGAACACCCTTAGAGCACGGCGACAGTTCTCCTTCCGTTTTTCTCTGCAGACACCTCTTCGAGCCGATGCGGCAACTCACCAAGACTAATCGTCGACGTCACAACCGGATCAACATCGTCGGTAGTCCGATAATCAAAAATTCGTGAGCACCTGAGGACCGCACACGGTCTTCACATCTTCCCAACGCTACTCCCACGACATGGGAACCTCGGTTAACTGCAATCTGAATAACAAAACTTTCGCCGCCCACACCTGCACCGGTGATCGTCACAGTGTCACTACTAGCCACCTGCGATTTCCGCTCGATTGCCTGGCAAGCAGTCAGACTAGCAAAGGGAACAGCGGCTGCAGACGCGAACGAGACATGATCAGGAATGATCGCGGGAGCACCCGTCCACCACTGCATATTCCTCAAATCCCCCGTGGTGCCAGATATCGTCATAAACAGCTACGTGATCACCGACCTCACGCCGCCGACCCCCCGGATCACCTGCATCAACTGCGCCAGCAACGTCGATTCCCAGAAAAATGGATATATAAAACCAATCAGCTCGCTCGTAACCAGCTCGCTGAGAATCAGGGGGATTCAGCCCACCCGACCCGAACCTTCACCCAGATTCCCCCGACCACGAAGGTGGAAGCTCACCGACGGTCGTCGCCTTACTTATCCGAAACCTGGGAGATGATAATGCTTTAGTTACTTTTTTCGTGCGGTCGAGTTCCAGGCGGTCGAGCACCATGTGCCTGGGCATGACGTGGCTAAGCATCATGCCACTAAGCAATTGCAAAGCACCACAATCGAGCGTTATGAAGAAACGCGAATCAGTTAGACATTGAATTTGAATTCAACAACATCTCCATCTTGCATGACATAATCCTTACCTTCTTGGCGGACCTTGCCATGCGCTCGCGCCTCCGCCATGGAGCCCAGCTCATTCAGATCGTCATACGAAACGATCTCTGCCTTAATAAATCCGCGTTCAAAGTCGGAGTGAATAACGCCAGCGGCTTGAGGCGCAGTATCTCCCTGATGGATAGTCCACGCACGCGCTTCCTTCGGACCAGCGGTGAGATACGTCTGCAACCCCAGCGTGGCAAATCCAGCTCGAGCCAGCTTGTTCAAACCGGGCTCATCCTGCCCCACAGACGCCAACAGTTCCGCGGCTTCGTCGTCGTCAAGCTCGAGTAGTTCAGCCTCGGTCTCGGCGTCAAGGAACACTGCTTGAGCCGGAGCAACCAACTCCGTCAATTCTTTCTTCTTTGCTTCATCAGTCAGAACTGCTTCGTCTGAGTTGAAAACATAAAGGAACGGCTTTGCCGTCAACAAATTCAGTTCTTTCAACGCCGTTAAATCAAGCGAATCTTTCGCCGAGAACAACGTGTGACCATCCTCAAGCACCTTCAAAGCCTCGCCGACGGCATCACGTTCCACCGCCTTGTCTTTATTCTTCTTTGCTTCCTTCTCCAGGCGGGGAAGAGCCTTTTCAAGGGTCTGCATGTCGGCCAAAATGAGCTCAGTCTCAATAACGTCAATATCGCTGGACGGATCGACCTTTCCGTCAACATGCACCACATCGTCATCCGTAAAAGCCCGGACAACCTGGCAAATCGCATCTGCCTCACGAATATTCGCCAGGAATTGGTTGCCCAACCCCTCCCCTTCAGAGGCACCTTTCACAATTCCCGCAATGTCAACGAACGAGACCGTCGCCGGGATGATCTCCGCAGAATCGAACATCTCCGCCAAACGTTTCAGGCGTGCGTCCGGTAGTTCGACCAAGCCGACGTTGGGTTCGATCGTCGCAAAGGGATAATTAGCTGCCAGCACATCGTTTCGGGTTAACGCGTTGAAAAGGGTGGATTTTCCTACATTGGGTAGACCGACAATTCCGAGGGTAAGACTCATGCCACACATCCTACGTGCAGTACAAACCGCCATCGATGGGGGACCTCGACTAAACGCGCGACGCACAATTACAACACCAGCGAAACACGAATGGCACAAACGCGACACACCGTCGCACGTCACGCGCCATTCGCGCCGACGGAACGTCGACAGACCGTCGGCCACAGGGTGATAGTATTTTCACGGTCGAGCACGCCACCACCCCCGGCGTGATGCCGGCTTGCGTCCCCCACCCGTAAGGACCAATCCATTTCTCCCCATCACGGCAACTCCCATCGAGCCGCTCATGCGCGCTTACTAGTCGTCTGACACTCGGTTGGGTCGAAGCCTTAGCGGAAAGGCATCTTCTACATGTCTCATTCCCCCTCAGAGAGTGACGCTTCCGCTGCATCGCGCGAAACGTTCTCTTCCCGCTCAGCTTTCCTCTTAGCTGCTATCGGTTCAGCCGTCGGATTAGGAAATATTTGGCGCTTCCCCTATGTGGCGTATTCCAATGGCGGTGGCGCGTTCCTCATTCCGTACATCATCGCGCTGCTGACGGCAGGAATCCCTCTGCTATTCCTCGACTACACCCTGGGGCACCGGTTTCGCGGGTCAGCTCCCCTTGTGTTTAAGCGCATAAGCGGTTGGACCGAGCCCATTGGCTGGATCCAGGTTGGCATCGCATTCTTCATTTCGATTTACTACGCGGCCATCATTGGGTGGGCCGGGTTGTACACCATTAAGTCCTTCACCCGCGCATGGGGAAGCAAACCCGACTCCTATTTCTCCGACGAGTTCCTCCACTCCGAGGCAACACAAACATTTTCGACGTCAATCGTCTGGCAAATCGCCATTGCCCTGGCCTTAGTGTGGGTAGCGACGATCATCGTGTTGGCAATGGGAGTCGACGAAGGCATCGGCAAGGTCTCTAAGGTATTCATGCCCTTGCTCACTGTGCTGTTCCTCATCGTTGTGATCTACGCACTGTTTATGGATGGCGCTTCACGGGGGTTGGACGCACTCTTTACCCCGAATTGGTCCGCGTTGACGAATACGGAAGTCTGGGTCGCAGCGTACGGGCAGATTTTCTTCTCGCTGTCCGTCGGCTTCGGCATCATGTTGACCTATTCGTCGTACTTGAAACCACGGACCAACCTCACCGGAACTGGTCTGGTCACCGGCTTCGCAAACTCGGGATTTGAACTTCTGGCCGGTATTGGGGTCTTTGCCGCATTGGGATACATGGCCACGCAAGAAGGCGTCCCGGTGGACAAGGTCGTTTCCAACGGTATCGGTCTCGCATTCGTAGCTTTCCCAACGATCATCAATTCCATGCCTGGTGGCGCCGTCTTTGGTGTCCTCTTCTTCGGTTCACTCGCCATCGCAGGCTTCACATCGCTCTTCTCACTGTTGGAAGTCGTTGTCTCTGCGGTGAAAGACAAATTAAACCTTGATCGCAAGAGCGCGGCTATCGGCACCGGTGTGGTCATGGGCATCATTTCTTTAGCCCTTTTTTCCACGACGTCAGGCTTATCCACATTGGACATCATGGACAAGTACACCAACAACGTCGGCATTGTGTGCATCTCCTTGATCACCATCGTGTGCGTCGATTGGGTTTTACGTCGGCTCGACGAATTTTCCCTACACCTCAATGCGGTGTCATCTTTCCAAGTGGGCAACTTCTGGCGAATTTGCGTCACCAACATCACGCCGATCATCCTTGGGTACACGCTAATCCAGGAGCTCCAAAACCTGTTCAAGTCCAACTACGGCGGCTACTCCGACCAACAGATTGACCTCTACGGATGGGGTGTTGTCACACTTATCGTGATTGTTGCCTTCATGATGTCCGTCGTTCCGTGGCGTGGAAACCCGTCCCTATCCGGCCCGCCCGGTACGGACTTCGGTGTGGAGTTCAACGTGCATCAGCGCATCGTCACCCCTCAGAGCCATGAATCGCGTAAAGCTGGCTTTGCCGCTGAGCAACGCCGACGCCAACGTCGTGGCCGCATAGAAGCGGTCTCGCTCGATCCAGACCGCCACGGTTCGACGGGCCAGCCCGTCACGGGCGGCGATACCGCAGACATACCCTCAACAATTAGCGACGCTACGAACGGGAAGGATGGCGACCAATGAGTGGAACAGCAGTCATGATGATGGTCCTGTTCATGTTGGTCATTTGGGGTGGCCTAGCGACGAGCACGTACTCACTGATGAAACATCCCGATGAGACCTCCGGCAAGCTCGGCGACAACCCCGAAGCCACCGATGAAAAGCTCTATGATCAGGGTTATTAACAGCAACTGTGCTTCAGGGATCACACTAATCTGGCCGAATAGTGCACAATAGTCCGTGATGATGAAATCCTCTTCCGAACCAGAACCGAGGCGCGTGCCCGGTTCGCTCGCTCCCCTTAGCCAACACCATGCGAGTCAGCTAGCCAATCGTGATAACGCCGACGACGTCATGGGGGTTCCGTATTACGCCCATGCGCCGCTCACAGAGGCAAGCCGTTCGGCGTCGATAGCCGTGAATATCAAGCGCTTAGCGTTGTGGTGTTTACGGTTCCTTGCGATCGCGCTGGCTGCATTTCTTCTCTGGTATGGGTTAGGACTGATCTGGAGTGCGCTCCTGCCCGTGATGATCTCAATCATTGTCTGCACTTTGCTCTGGCCCCCGGTTCACTGGCTCACCAAGCACAAAGTGCCGCATGCCCTATCGGCGATCGTGGTTATTTTGGGGGCCGCAGTAATTGTTATTGGCACGCTTAGCCTCGTGACAACGAGTGTTATCGACCAATCTGAGTCTTTAGCTCACAGCGCCTCCCACTCCTTAAGGGAAACTAAAGAAGCGCTCAATGGGCCACCGCTCAACATCAAAGACACCCAACTCAACCAAGCTCTTGACGAAGCCGCGTCCCACATCCAAGAGCATTCTGGATCTCTTGTCAGCTCCGTGCTGTCAGGAGCATCGGCTGCGTCATCGGTAGCGGTCACATTGGGCATTGTCCTCATGCTGACATTCTTCTTCCTCAACGACGGACACAAGTTTCTACCATGGATTGACCGCCAGTTTTCTGGCTCGATTGGGACGCACCTCCACGAAATATTCGCTAGGTCGTGGAAAACTCTCGGAGGGTTCATCCGTGCGCAAGCAATCATTTCCTTCCTCAACTCCGTCTTTATTGCCATTGGGCTATCAATCCTTCATGTCCCGCTAGCCCTCGCGCTCGCTGTGCTCAACTTCTTCTGCGGGTTTATCCCGATCTTCGGCGCGCTAGTTGCGGGTGCTGTGGCGGTGGTCATCGCATTCGTCGCCAATGGGTGGATTTCTGCGCTGCTCACGGCGCTGCTCATACTGTTGGTGCACCAAATTGAAGGCAATGTCCTCTCCCCCATCCTGCAATCGCGGGCAATGAATCTGCATCCTGTTATCGTCCTGGCGTCGGTGGCCATCGGTGGAAGCGTTTACGGAGTCGTCGGAGCGTTTCTCGCCGTCCCCCTCGCGGCCGTGGCCGCAGTCTTACTCCGGTACGCCAGTGAGCAAGTGGATAGTCACGTTGTTGATCCCGTCCAACCCGTCGTCGTTATTGATCCGCAAACAAGCACCAGGACGAACCACAACTCGGTAACGGCACAATCTGGGCCAGAGCCGGCACACTCGGACGCACGCAGTAACACATCAACTACCGACGACGGCACGGAGGAGAACAAATAATGTCACTCTTCAACCGCCGCACAAAACACGATCCAGAAGCGAACGGCTCAGCCACCTCAGCTGGGAGCCACAAGGTCGACCCGTCGACAACCGCGGGCAGCACGGAGGGCCATTCGCACGACCCCAGTACGCCATTCCGCGGTGGCGAACACCACCCCGAGGTCGACCCATCCGACGCCCCCAAGGACCGTCTCGCCGTCATTGGCGATGCCGTCTCCGTCACCGCAGCCTGGTCAATACGGCTGGTTCTCCTCATCGCCGGCGGCATCGTTGCATGGAGAGCGATCGGTCTGCTGTGGCGAGGGGTTCTTCCTATCTTGATTGCCCTCATTATCTGTACGCTGCTCTGGGTTCCTACGAATTGGATGCGCAAAGCGCACTTTCCCCGATGGCTCGCGGCCTTGGTCTCTGTCCTAGGTGCCTTAGCTATCATCGTCGGTCTCTTCAGCCTTATCGCACCGAGTGCCGTCGACCAATCCTCCCAATTGGCAGACCAATCAATCAAAGGGCTGGAAAAGGTTCAAAACTATGTTCAAGGTCCGCCCCTTAATCTTGACGATCAACAGGTCAACGATTATCTGGACGAGGGAATCGACAAGATTAAATCCAGCTCGGACCAAATCATTGCGGGCGTCGTAACAGGTGTTAATAAGGCATCAGAATTAGCGGTGATGCTCGGCGTTATTCTGATG
This window encodes:
- the ychF gene encoding redox-regulated ATPase YchF, whose product is MSLTLGIVGLPNVGKSTLFNALTRNDVLAANYPFATIEPNVGLVELPDARLKRLAEMFDSAEIIPATVSFVDIAGIVKGASEGEGLGNQFLANIREADAICQVVRAFTDDDVVHVDGKVDPSSDIDVIETELILADMQTLEKALPRLEKEAKKNKDKAVERDAVGEALKVLEDGHTLFSAKDSLDLTALKELNLLTAKPFLYVFNSDEAVLTDEAKKKELTELVAPAQAVFLDAETEAELLELDDDEAAELLASVGQDEPGLNKLARAGFATLGLQTYLTAGPKEARAWTIHQGDTAPQAAGVIHSDFERGFIKAEIVSYDDLNELGSMAEARAHGKVRQEGKDYVMQDGDVVEFKFNV
- a CDS encoding AI-2E family transporter; amino-acid sequence: MMKSSSEPEPRRVPGSLAPLSQHHASQLANRDNADDVMGVPYYAHAPLTEASRSASIAVNIKRLALWCLRFLAIALAAFLLWYGLGLIWSALLPVMISIIVCTLLWPPVHWLTKHKVPHALSAIVVILGAAVIVIGTLSLVTTSVIDQSESLAHSASHSLRETKEALNGPPLNIKDTQLNQALDEAASHIQEHSGSLVSSVLSGASAASSVAVTLGIVLMLTFFFLNDGHKFLPWIDRQFSGSIGTHLHEIFARSWKTLGGFIRAQAIISFLNSVFIAIGLSILHVPLALALAVLNFFCGFIPIFGALVAGAVAVVIAFVANGWISALLTALLILLVHQIEGNVLSPILQSRAMNLHPVIVLASVAIGGSVYGVVGAFLAVPLAAVAAVLLRYASEQVDSHVVDPVQPVVVIDPQTSTRTNHNSVTAQSGPEPAHSDARSNTSTTDDGTEENK
- a CDS encoding plasmid stabilization protein → MPQQAWNKKRERQYEHIKDSLTDKGRSESTAEEIAARTVNKTRAQQGESEQASPTSTNDKSPSERGGQRSHQGPQGRTKAQLYEDAKRLNIEGRSDMDKNELKHAVTQAERQKNAKKN
- the metS gene encoding methionine/alanine import NSS transporter subunit MetS — translated: MSGTAVMMMVLFMLVIWGGLATSTYSLMKHPDETSGKLGDNPEATDEKLYDQGY
- the alsS gene encoding acetolactate synthase AlsS: MKSAQLIVQTLRAQGVRYIFGVPGAKIDEVYDALVDADDIEVVVCRHEQNATFMAQAIGRLTGKPGVVLVTSGPGTTNLATGLVTANTEQDPVVAIAGTVGLPDRLKRTHQSLDAVNFLAPVTKFAAESTCVDDVSELITNAFREAQQEPRGAAAVMVPADVAGSETSAPLLEFPDPAPLGPASRALVDKAKKRIENAKLPVLLVGMRGAGESAVRELRQLIKTTNLPVVETFQGAGVISRDLENNFLGRVGLFKNQPGDVLLNKADLIISVGYDSVEYDPRVWNFNGQHDIIHVDSIQADIDTHYRPTLELVGDISGTLHELNSVINPVEVGQAERSFIDRRLEALARTQRQGAEQTTSDLGVNPARLVLTLRDLITDDKTTVAADIGTHSIYLARYFRTYEPRTLLFSNGQQTLGVALPWAIAAALVSRDHPVVSVSGDGGFLYSAQELETATRLGLHLVHVIMRDNSYDMVKFQQENKFGRPSAVELGDYDAVKYAEAFGAKGYRVHTLEDFFTAFSQAMADEGVSIVDVSVDYTDSVSLAQHLDFSVLN
- a CDS encoding AI-2E family transporter — translated: MSLFNRRTKHDPEANGSATSAGSHKVDPSTTAGSTEGHSHDPSTPFRGGEHHPEVDPSDAPKDRLAVIGDAVSVTAAWSIRLVLLIAGGIVAWRAIGLLWRGVLPILIALIICTLLWVPTNWMRKAHFPRWLAALVSVLGALAIIVGLFSLIAPSAVDQSSQLADQSIKGLEKVQNYVQGPPLNLDDQQVNDYLDEGIDKIKSSSDQIIAGVVTGVNKASELAVMLGVILMITFFFLKDGDRFLPWLGKISGKRGEGHIVELLQRSWNTLGGFIRAQAVVSLIDAFFIGLGLIILSVPLALPLAVITFMGGFIPIVGAIVAGAIAVLIALVSNGLTTALIVLAIIIAVQQLEGNVLSPVLQSKAMNLHPVIVLLSVTVGSTLYGIIGAFLAVPVMATVAVWLRYFSELIDKEVTTRKKALSNRQYTEDVQRDSTTTPTMPVTGLPTNK
- a CDS encoding sodium-dependent transporter, which gives rise to MSHSPSESDASAASRETFSSRSAFLLAAIGSAVGLGNIWRFPYVAYSNGGGAFLIPYIIALLTAGIPLLFLDYTLGHRFRGSAPLVFKRISGWTEPIGWIQVGIAFFISIYYAAIIGWAGLYTIKSFTRAWGSKPDSYFSDEFLHSEATQTFSTSIVWQIAIALALVWVATIIVLAMGVDEGIGKVSKVFMPLLTVLFLIVVIYALFMDGASRGLDALFTPNWSALTNTEVWVAAYGQIFFSLSVGFGIMLTYSSYLKPRTNLTGTGLVTGFANSGFELLAGIGVFAALGYMATQEGVPVDKVVSNGIGLAFVAFPTIINSMPGGAVFGVLFFGSLAIAGFTSLFSLLEVVVSAVKDKLNLDRKSAAIGTGVVMGIISLALFSTTSGLSTLDIMDKYTNNVGIVCISLITIVCVDWVLRRLDEFSLHLNAVSSFQVGNFWRICVTNITPIILGYTLIQELQNLFKSNYGGYSDQQIDLYGWGVVTLIVIVAFMMSVVPWRGNPSLSGPPGTDFGVEFNVHQRIVTPQSHESRKAGFAAEQRRRQRRGRIEAVSLDPDRHGSTGQPVTGGDTADIPSTISDATNGKDGDQ